The Pan paniscus chromosome 2, NHGRI_mPanPan1-v2.0_pri, whole genome shotgun sequence genome contains the following window.
AAATCTTCAAGTGAGTTCTTTATAAGTTGATTAAAGGAAAAGAGCAGTGTGAATTTTGGCTGGCCTGCAATTTAatggtttccttttctctcaattaactgcaaaacaaaaaaatcttgatTTGAATACACGGTAGAGCACTTTTCTTTGAGACTTCATGCAAAGAACCAATGTGAAGAACAGCCAGGTGTTTTGTTCAGTCTCTTTTGGTACATATCTTTCCTGGAGACTGGGGAGCTAATTCCTCGAGTTCAGCTAGAAATGTAAGAGAGGATTTATACCAAAATAGAAAGGCTTACAACTTAGTGATTAAGAAAACAGGTAGAATATATTAAGTTGGCTCAGGGGCCAGATTACCTTGGTCAAATCTTGGTTCTAACATTCTGTGCTCTTGGACAGGTTACTTTATTTCTTTGGACTTCTGATTTTTCACTTGtgtgtaaaatgaggattataaTAGATTTCATAGGCATGTCCTGAGGATAATCTTATAAAGCATTTAGGCATGTACCTGGCAATATGTAATTAAATGACCTTCAGTGACTGTTCACAGGATGTTATCTAATACTGTAAACAAAAGCAAATCTGTTATTGAAGTATTGATTGGTGCTCTTAACTGTGACTGAGATTATAGCCATCTATGAAATAGTTTGTATGAATTACCATTTCAATGttgaacaaattttttttttttttttttttttttttgagatggagtctcactctgtcacccaggctggagtgcaatggcgtgatctcggctcactgcaacctccacctcccaggttcaagggattctcctgcctcagcctcccgagtagctgggattacaggcacccaccatcatgcccagctaatttttgtattttgtagagacggggttttaccgtgttggccaggctggtcttgaactcctgacctcaggtgatgcgcccaccttggccttacaGGCGTAAgcaactgcacccggccttgaacAATTAATGTATGACTTCCTGCTAACTTATATTGGTCTTAAAGGCTACCTGACCTTGTTATCTGTTTGGCGGTTTATTTTATGGAGCACTAAACACAATTAGAGACCAAAAGATCTTTTTTAGTGGCCCAGCCCAAAAGACAATTTTTAGAAAGCTGTTGTGATGCTAAATTAAATAAGGGGAAACATACAGGTGGCACTTGAGGCAAAGCAAGTTTAATTAGAAGATGATGAGAACATGGGTAGAGATTTGTAGATACTGTAGCATACTTTTAGAGATCTTAGAGGTTCATGAcactagttattttttattttatttcaaattttagtcCTTTAAAATAGTATCACCAGCACTATATTTACATTGTCAGCTATGATTAAAACCCTTTTCTGGCTTATACTTAcaacagagagggaaagagatcaTCTTCCCAAAGATAAACcatatttagggaaaaaaatcaagtaggAAGATTATTTGAGggtaaggggtgtgtgtgtgtgtgtgtttttctgttttgagatggggtattcttctgttgcccaagcaggaGTGCACTGGTATAatgataactcactgcagccttgaactcctgggctcctgcgtcagcttcccaagtaagtgggactacaagcatgtgctaccatgcctggctattttttttgtagaggcagggtctcaaaATACTTATAGTCATGTTTTTAGTCATGTTTTTAGTGTTAACACCAACTCAACTCTAATTTTACAGCTAAGAAAGTTGAACCCCCCAAAGATGCTGACTTACCCTAATTAAGTCAGCCAGTAATGCCAGAGCCAGTGCTAGATTAATCAAACAACCTTTCACCACATTGTGAACTTCTGAAGGGCAGAGACTATTTACTTATTAATATCTTAGTACCACACATGGTAGATGCTTAGTAAACATTTGACTAGAATATTGAACAAGGTGGCTTAAGTCTTTCTTTGTAACTCTCACATCACAAACACTCCAGCTAATTTGGGTTGAGTATCACCAaaaaaggtgggagggttgctagAGAGAGTTTAACATTCTAAAACCTTGTTCCTCTAAGTGGATTCCTCTAAGCAACATTGGCATCACCAGGAAGTATATTAAGAAATGCAGGCTGtgctggtggctcacgcttgtaatcctagcactttgggagcccaaggtgggaggatcacttgaggccaggagttcgagaccagcctgggcagcatagcaagaccctgcctctacaaaaaaaatagccaggcatggtagcacatgcttgtagtcccacttacttgggaagctgacgcaggagcccaggagttcaaggctgcagtgagttatcatTATACCAGTGCACtcctgcttgggcaacagaagaataccccatctcaaaacagaaaaaaaatgcagaatctcaggccccatcaCAGACCTACTGAATTTGAATCTACATTTAACAAGATTCCCGGGTGATTCACATGCACAGCAAAGTTTGGGAAACATAATTAAAGTCCCTCACAGGGGAGCAGGAGAAAATAGTAGGAAACAAGTGTCATTAGACTTTCCCTCTTGCCAATCCAGAAAAGTTGGTTGCTATCTGAAGAAGCCTCAGGATGAATGGAGGAGGTAGTGAGTTACCATCAGCTATTTTTGTGTTctagggttttaaaaaaaaagccagaaaatttaacatttaatttttctgcaGTGGTTCACTGTCAGCTATGAATAGCCATTATCTTTCATCTCTTGAAGTTCTGTAAAATTGGAGATTTTTTACCTAAACATTATTCTGAATGAATTTATAAATCTATTTTTCTCTTAGTTATGTCTTTTTCAGCATTCTGCTTCATTAGGTCTTTAAAATACATTGAAGTATATATGCAGCTCTGTTTCGAAAAGTTTTTCTTTGATCAGAATATTGTCATGTAGCCTTGTTTCCTTGCAGTTGGAATGTTAAAGAAATTCATCAGGCTGCTGACTATCTCAAAGTGGAAGAGGTGGTCactaaatgcaaaataaagatggaagattttgcttttattgctaATCCTTCTTCTACAGAGATATCTAGTATTACTGGAAacattgaattgaatcaacagaCTTGTCTTCTTACTCTGCGAGATTATAATAATCGAGAGAAATCAGAAGTATCTACAGATTTGATTCAGGCAAATCCTAAACAAGGCGCGTTAGCGAAAAagtcatctcaaacaaaaaagaagaaggcgGCTTTCAACTCCCCGAAAACAGGGCAGAATAAAACAGTGCAATATCCCAGTGACATCTTAGAGAATGCATCTGTTGAATTATTCCTAGATGCAAATAAACTGCCCACACCAGTAGTAGAACAAGTtgcacaaataaatgataattcAGAACTCGAGTTGACATCAGTTGTGGAAAATACTTTTCCAGCACAAGATATTGTGCACACTGTTACAGTGAAACGGAAACGTGGAAAATCCCAGCCAAACTGTGCTCTGAAAGAACACTCTATGTCTAATATAGCCAGTGTCAAGAGTCCTTATGAGGCGGAGAACTCTGGGGAAGAGCTGGATCAGAGGTATTCCAAGGCCAAGCCAATGTGTAACACATGTGGGAAAGTGTTTTCAGAAGCCAGCAGTTTGAGAAGGCACATGAGAATACATAAAGGAGTCAAACCTTACGTCTGCCACTTATGTGGAAAGGCATTTACCCAATGTAACCAGCTGAAAACACATGTAAGAACTCATACAGGTGAGACGTGTGTGTGGggagatataattatttttatactgtgACTAATAtagtgtatttttatagagagtaCTTAGCACACACTACTTGTGACCAGAATTTGGTATATTTTTCTATTCATCAAAGTATTTAACAGTGTTAAACTGttgaaaatttatttgtaattgtAACCAAGTATTTAATGGCTGTTTAAGCCCTAATGCATCAACTCCTTATACCATTTTCCCTCCAAATAAGTATGTTGATTCTAGCTTACCAAGTATTTAACAGAGACAAAGACATTAAAactgataaagagaaaatgtaattaCAATTCAGGCCAATTTTCAGATATTGCCAACACTTCTCATTACATACTTCTAGACTCTGTTGACTTCTGAACATGTTCATTGGAATTACACATACAGTGTTCCCTAAGCTTCTACAGTTACCTTTATTTTGCATGTCCTCTGCCTGGTTGTAAAGTATGAGCACCCATTGGTACGTTTacattcctactttttttttttttttctgagacagagtctcactgtgtcgcccaggctggagtacagtggtgcgatctcggctcactgcaagctccgtctcccgggttcaagccattctgctgcctcagcctcccgagtagctgggattacaggtgcctgccaccaagtccggctaatttttttgtatttttaatagagactgggtttcaccatgttagccaggatggtctcgatctcctgaactcgtgatccgcccgcctccgccttccaaagtgctgggattacaggcgtgagccaccgagcccagccctaGATTCgtactttttaaaatgctgtatgTATTTATCTCATGAATTCAGAAACACTAATTTCTTCTGATTCTACTGGTGTTTTCAGTGGTCTGGAAAAGATTATATTTGTTTTCAGTTCCAACAGTtaacattttcttaataacaaagCTAGTACTGTTGATGAAATCTTATATGACTTATGCAACCAAAACactattttcttctaaatataaattttattgttCCTTTAGGTGAGAAGCCATACAAATGTGAATTGTGTGATAAAGGATTTGCTCAGAAATGTCAGCTAGTCTTCCATAGTCGCATGCATCATGGTGAAGAAAAACCCTATAAATGTGATGTATGCAACTTACAGTTTGCAACTTCTAGCAATCTCAAGATTCATGCAAGGTAAAAAACCAAATGAGTTGTTTGATCTTTTAGTCTTTTAATCACCATAGTCTTATGAGTAGACTACTATATTAGAATTCAGGACAGTAGAATTGTAATTGTGGTTCCACCAAACAGTATTAACACATTCAAGGAACCACAAGGAAGCCACAGTGGTTGATAGGAAATAAGCAGGGGGTGGGGACTACTAGGAAATAAGGTCAGACTGGTCCAGAAGTAAGATCAGAATGGTCCAGAATGCAACTTAAGAGgatcattctgactggtataggATTATAAGAGTGGAATCAGGGTAAACAGGAATCTATAGATAAAACCCAAGCAAGGGTGATGGTGGTTCAGGCCAGGGTGGCAGCAGTGAAAGAAATAAGTagtagtagattctggatatattttaaagttagaaaTAATAGAATTTGCAAACAGATTGTATGTGAAGTCTGGAAGAGAGTCAAAGATGATTCTGAGGTTTTGGGCCTGAACCCCTATAAAGATGGAGCTGCCATTAACTGAGATAGAGAAGGTTTGTGGGTAGAACAGTTTAAGTGGAAGTGCAGGAATTTACGAGTACAGTTCTGTGTGTGTTAAATTTGAGATGACTTAACACTTCTGAATAGAGGTGTGCAATAGATAATTGGTTATCTAAGTCTGCAGTTCAGGGGACTGGTTTGAGCTGAAGATAACAGTTTGGCAGTCATCAGCATATGACAGTATTTAAAGCTGTAACCCTGGCTAAGGTCACCAAGAGAGTGAATGTGgacagaagaaatcaaaagacGGCCCTGAGGCACTCTAACTTTATGAGTTCTGAGAGATGGGTGAGAACCAGCAGAGGTAACTAGGAAGGAGCAGCCAGTAGAGGAGGAAAACCAGGAAAGAGGGCTGCCCTGGAATCCCAAGTGAAGGAAGTTATTCCAGATGGGAGTGGTCAATTGTAAAATTCTGTGATAGGGAGATGAAGACTGAGAATTGACGTGGATTTAGCAAAGTGGGAAATCAGCAGTGCTCTTGACAAAAGTATCATTAGTAGAGGCCAGTAGAGAAGAAATGGAAGTAGATAGAACACTTGGAGTCTCAAGGTTTTGGTAAAGGGGAGCAGATAATGGAGGAGCAAGTAAGGTCAagggtctttgttttgtttttgttttttttttaatatgggagACATCAGTATATTTGTATACCATAATCCAATGGAGTGAGAAACATGGATGATGTAGGACTGGGGAAACTGCAGAAGTGATATCATTAAGTAGGATCTCAAGTATACAAATTGGAATTGATGGATTCAGATGAACTGTCACCCTCATGTCATATGAATTTTTCTCAGTGAAATAGGAAGCAGGGATGTCACCTGAGAGTAACAATGGGCAAGGAGATGCTGATGGTTTGAGGAGAGAGTTTTCACAAGTCAAAGAGTGACTAGACTCATGAAAATAATTGCCTGCAGTATTAGGGGCCCACTGCCAACCATATAAAGATCATGGAAAAACTTTTTGAACTGATCTCAGAACTAATGTTTTgataataagaaatatttgtttttggcAGTGTTTACACTGAAACAACTACTGGTTTTAAATACATAGTCTTGGCCTGTTAAGATGACatgaaataaaatctataaaaaacTTTATGAATTCTTGCTATATAGACTGACCTCCaaattgttttacttatttaactttatttactAACAGGAAGCATAGTGGAGAGAAGCCATATGTCTGTGATAGGTGTGGACAGAGATTTGCTCAAGCCAGCACACTGACCTATCATGTCCGTAGGCATACTGGAGAAAAGCCTTATGTATGTGATACCTGTGGGAAGGCATTTGCTGTCTCTAGTTCTCTTATCACTCATTCTCGAAAACATACAGGTAAGTTTGACAGGGAGAGACTGcttaaaataaagttataaataaaagaaaaaggggacTTGGGCCTTTTATCGAAGTAGATCGGAAACTTTGTAGTTAGATATCTGTTTATACTTCTATAAGCTAtgtttatgatttttgcacatatttgttaaatataaaagCTGACTTATTTTCTAGAATAATACAAGGTGggtgaaataaattatataacttaCACATTAAAATCAGTGAGataattttgatattatataaacTTGCATTGAGATGCGTTTTGTGACTTTATAAAAACCTTTTCAGCTTCCTAGTCATCTCCTATAGTTAGGGTTGGGGAGTGGGTTTGGGTTGAACATGGATTTTTAAACTTCTTAGGACCTTTCCTACACAGATATTCTGGGATTTTCAAATAAGGTAATTCAGATGCAaaatagcagtttggaaacaaatTGCTTTTTTagggtacattttttaaaagacttcccTACATACTTTTATTCTCCTTTATTAATATAGTAGATAGCAAGAATAGAAATGTGGGTTTATGAATTGACATGTTCTTAATCACATAAAAATCAAATTCCTTGCCCAAATCATCTCTATTAGAAGGGACATTTTGAGGAATAAAGTTTTAATATATGAAAACTTACGAACAGTATACAATAATTACTAATATTCATTTACTTGGATCACTGAAAATACCTCTAAAGTACAATATAGagagattttaatttaaataatatttcagaaAAGCTTACTTTAGATTATTTGTAATTGATAAATATTATATTGGTATAGTACACCACTTCGCTATCTTTTATTTTCCATCTAGGTGAAAAACCATACATATGTGGTATTTGTGGGAAAAGTTTTATTTCCTCAGGAGAGCTCAACAAACACTTTCGGTCCCATACAGGTCTGTGTTTAGGGAGAACgtattattttttgttctctcttaatttctttttatgtaaaCCTTGACTTTTAAGCCATTATGGACTATATGGTATTTAGTCATACTATACCTATAGCAATATCTTAATGTATAAATATCaacttatttgcttattttgtttttttttttttttagttgtttggAGTATGAATTAAATTTGTTAAAGAATTGTGTTGGTTTTCCAAGAAATATGCCAGATAATCAATAGTTTTTAAATGATTTGGATTAAATTGCACAGATATAccaagaaatgaaaaggaataggTAATACCAAGATAACATCAGATTTTCTTACTAAACAGTGTTTAGTATGCAATTTTTAGgaacaaattttaattttgacatGCTTATTGTAAAAAGTAGTTTGTAaattgtataaagaaaatattgaatgtaaaaaattttaaaacaaaggaaaatgccACTTTGAAAGAGTACTGTTCtgacattctctttttaaaaattccttctcaTAATTCCTACCTAGAATAATGTGAGTACTTAATAGAGATTTAGTAAGTTTTTGGTGACTTTATATTCTGACGTGCTTTAGTTTACACCATAAAGCACTGAACAGTTCTTATTTCCAAAGAAGTGTAATATTGTAGCATGCTGTCAGTATTTTTAAGGATTTTCTAATTTGCCAGGTACCTGAGAGCAGAAACCATGATTATTACACTTATTTTCTCCCAGCTGTATCTCTTAgccagtgtctggcatataacTGACACTCACTAAATGTTTCATAGAAATACAAGAgtaggcttttgtttgttttagtttgcaaGTACATTTCTGTTCATGAAAATGCTCAAGTTTTCTTgagatacagattttttgtatAAAGGAGTGTCTAGGTTGTATAGAATCTTTCATTTCACTATATTATAACCAGGTGATTAAAGTGACAATTTGAAACCAAATTTAAACACTATAATAATTTTTGCCTTGTGTTCATAAACATTGATATTTTTGTCTTAGCTagcagcttttaaaatattgaaatttaaacttttaaatttgtttttcaggaGAAAGACCATTTATCTGCGAATTATGTGGAAATTCTTACacagatattaaaaatttaaagaagcaCAAAACAAAAGTCCATTCTGGTAAATGcttgtgttttgtgtttgttttttttttttaatttggtgctCATATTAGTGCTATTCCTTAAAATGTTGAGATGAGATTTACATTTAAGCAGTTTAAATTAGATGTCTATTTCAAAAACTAGGTATATACATGTGAGGAAAGTAGCTTTTTTGCAGAAACATTCACTCTGGATTTTTCATATTGaatctcttatttaaaaaaaaaacaaacaaacaaacttgaaaCATTTCCTCCTTTTAAAACCTGACTTAATAACAGTCCCAAGCATGAAGGAACATATAAGCAAGCTATGTGTCACTGTTTCCCATACTGGAGTCTGGATAACTCAGGGTTTACTATggttattatgaaaaaaaaaaagcagggggtgGTGTTATCATGAACACTAGTCCAGAAATGTTTAAGAGGAAATAGGGAAACAGGTAGCCCTACAttgttataatatataaaaatggaaagccAAACAACAAGTTTTGAGTCTATTGGTTAAAGTGAATTCTTGAAAAAGTTTCCCTGTGCTTACCATTTTATTCTGTCATTATTAGACATGACACTAGGCCCTTCTGGTGTGTAAATACTTAAACATCATAAGTATTAAGTTAGAAACATCTAAAAACTGCAGTAAGTCATTAATTTAACCACTTGTTAAATTTCTGTAAAGTGTACTTTCAGGGAATATGAAGTTAAACAAGGCATAGTTCTGGTACTCAAAGCACTTACAACCTGGTGTGCGAGACCAGAaacctaaataaataattaaataaactaaataaataggGAAAATGTAGGGCATAATCGACACAAAAGTGCTAAAGAAGATACTATGTTTTTCTGAGGTAAGTACTAGaaaaaacttaattttaactTGAAGGATGGAGAAGAGTTCAAAGATGGAGATGGGAAGAGAGGATtcattccaggcagagaacaTTGTAGAGAGTCAGTGGGACAAGAAGGAAACCTTAGCTAGTTGAAGTGAAGAGTAGTTTGGGAAGAATACAGATAATTACAATTTTACAAAAGCAGTTTTGTCTGCGTGACAAGGACGGTGAAACCAAAATCATGTCAACACTTTAGAGTAACAGAAGCATGTTAAAGCCATTGGAAAATTTGAAGACAAAAGTACATCTTTAGTCAGTGTGCTGATTGCTCCCTTGAGTAGAGCAGAATTTCTCACCTctgaaaatatatgaaagtgcCATACATACTGTTCTGAACTCACAGAATAATATGAACAACTTATTAAAAACATTCAGTGAATGAAAAGAGTATTTCTTATCactgtttaatattttgagggaGTTAAAGAAGTATAACGACATTTACTCTCAAAGAATTTACAGTCTGGTTGAGGATTCAAGGCATACCTGAGTAGAATGTTAAATGGCAATAAGAGATAGATGCCACAAGGCAGTAtatgaaaattgacaaatgtgtgATTAAGCCGATATAACAGCTCACCCTGTTTCATTCTTAATCaagtccatttttttaaatggagttggTGCTTGAACTTAACCTTGAGGCCCAGATTGAATTTACATAGATAGTGAGGAGGGCATATCTACAAAAGAGAAACCGCTTGAGTAAAGGTATGGTGGTTGGAATGTAATTTCTGGGAATGGTAAGTACATTAGTCTACCTCAggggtttagttttgttttaaagataatgtagatttttttttccttccattctaGGTGCAGATAAAACTCTAGACTCCAGTGCAGAGGATCATACTTTGAGTGAACAAGATTCCATACAAAAAAGTCCTTTATCAGAAACTATGGATGTGAAGCCTTCTGATATGACTTTACCATTAGCTCTTCCACTTGGGACTGAGGACCATCACATGCTTCTGCCTGTCACGGATACTCAGTCTCCTACATCAGATACATTGTTGAGGTCAACTGTGAATGGGTATTCAGAACCACAGTTGATTTTTTTACAACAATTATACTGACTTTGTAAGGAATATGGAATTGCTAAGATATCATTGGTAGCAAACATCTCTGGTAAGGTGCATATATTCATATTAAATTCCCATTCATTTGAGTTGTGACCATTATTTTTCATTCACTGAAGTAAAAGCACCTGATGCTGCATCACAACtgcaatgtttgtttttatttttggctttatgTCTATACTCCACAGAGAGCTTTTTAAGTAATGAATTATGTAGCACTATTTTGGGTGgatgagttttattttcttttaaagctgccttaattccatttttattttgcattttagaaTTGCCCTTCATTTACTAAATCAGCCAGTTAATGTGATTCAGTTGTGACCTgtgggattttaaaattttcctgcCCTCATAATTTAAGCAAAATCCACGATAGTATCAGCCCAAGAGTGTGTTGCTATTTG
Protein-coding sequences here:
- the MYNN gene encoding myoneurin isoform X2 → MQYSHHCEHLLERLNKQREAGFLCDCTIVIGEFQFKAHRNVLASFSEYFGAIYRSTSENNVFLDQSQVKADGFQKLLEFIYTGTLNLDSWNVKEIHQAADYLKVEEVVTKCKIKMEDFAFIANPSSTEISSITGNIELNQQTCLLTLRDYNNREKSEVSTDLIQANPKQGALAKKSSQTKKKKAAFNSPKTGQNKTVQYPSDILENASVELFLDANKLPTPVVEQVAQINDNSELELTSVVENTFPAQDIVHTVTVKRKRGKSQPNCALKEHSMSNIASVKSPYEAENSGEELDQRYSKAKPMCNTCGKVFSEASSLRRHMRIHKGVKPYVCHLCGKAFTQCNQLKTHVRTHTGEKPYKCELCDKGFAQKCQLVFHSRMHHGEEKPYKCDVCNLQFATSSNLKIHARKHSGEKPYVCDRCGQRFAQASTLTYHVRRHTGEKPYVCDTCGKAFAVSSSLITHSRKHTGERPFICELCGNSYTDIKNLKKHKTKVHSGADKTLDSSAEDHTLSEQDSIQKSPLSETMDVKPSDMTLPLALPLGTEDHHMLLPVTDTQSPTSDTLLRSTVNGYSEPQLIFLQQLY
- the MYNN gene encoding myoneurin isoform X1, which encodes MQYSHHCEHLLERLNKQREAGFLCDCTIVIGEFQFKAHRNVLASFSEYFGAIYRSTSENNVFLDQSQVKADGFQKLLEFIYTGTLNLDSWNVKEIHQAADYLKVEEVVTKCKIKMEDFAFIANPSSTEISSITGNIELNQQTCLLTLRDYNNREKSEVSTDLIQANPKQGALAKKSSQTKKKKAAFNSPKTGQNKTVQYPSDILENASVELFLDANKLPTPVVEQVAQINDNSELELTSVVENTFPAQDIVHTVTVKRKRGKSQPNCALKEHSMSNIASVKSPYEAENSGEELDQRYSKAKPMCNTCGKVFSEASSLRRHMRIHKGVKPYVCHLCGKAFTQCNQLKTHVRTHTGEKPYKCELCDKGFAQKCQLVFHSRMHHGEEKPYKCDVCNLQFATSSNLKIHARKHSGEKPYVCDRCGQRFAQASTLTYHVRRHTGEKPYVCDTCGKAFAVSSSLITHSRKHTGEKPYICGICGKSFISSGELNKHFRSHTGERPFICELCGNSYTDIKNLKKHKTKVHSGADKTLDSSAEDHTLSEQDSIQKSPLSETMDVKPSDMTLPLALPLGTEDHHMLLPVTDTQSPTSDTLLRSTVNGYSEPQLIFLQQLY
- the MYNN gene encoding myoneurin isoform X3, producing the protein MQYSHHCEHLLERLNKQREAGFLCDCTIVIGEFQFKAHRNVLASFSEYFGAIYRSTSENNVFLDQSQVKADGFQKLLEFIYTGTLNLDSWNVKEIHQAADYLKVEEVVTKCKIKMEDFAFIANPSSTEISSITGNIELNQQTCLLTLRDYNNREKSEVSTDLIQANPKQGALAKKSSQTKKKKAAFNSPKTGQNKTVQYPSDILENASVELFLDANKLPTPVVEQVAQINDNSELELTSVVENTFPAQDIVHTVTVKRKRGKSQPNCALKEHSMSNIASVKSPYEAENSGEELDQRYSKAKPMCNTCGKVFSEASSLRRHMRIHKGVKPYVCHLCGKAFTQCNQLKTHVRTHTGEKPYKCELCDKGFAQKCQLVFHSRMHHGEEKPYKCDVCNLQFATSSNLKIHARKHSGEKPYVCDRCGQRFAQASTLTYHVRRHTGEKPYVCDTCGKAFAVSSSLITHSRKHTGEKPYICGICGKSFISSGELNKHFRSHTVVWSMN